The Flavobacterium sp. N2270 genome contains the following window.
ATTCGTAATGCTTTACTGAATTGCTTTCTAGACCATCAGCAAAATACAATTGTGCTAAATAGAAGTTTGCATTTAATGCATGTAAACCTTGAGGGAATTTTGAAACATAATTTGAAAAACCTGCAATGGCTTGTTTTGAATTATTCATTAAATATTGCTTTTCAGCAGATTCATAAGTTGTATTATCTAAATCGGCATTTGAGACTTCAACGAAACTTAGAGTTTTAACCCAATCTGCATATTCATCTACTCTACCGTTATCTACATAAATTAAACGAGCTGTTGCAACCGCTTCCAAAGATTCAGGAGAATTTGGAAATTCAGCAACCACCTTTTTGAATTTAGTTAAAGCTTGTTCGCTTTTATTTCCGTTATAATATATTAATCCTTGTTTTAAAATAGATTTTGCTACGTAAGAACTTGTTTTATTCGTTTGAATTAACTTATCATACGTTGCAATAGCTTTATCGGTTTGGTTTTCGTTTACATAGGTATTTCCTAATTCATAATACGCATCATCTGCATATTGAGAACTCGGATATGTTTTAACGAATTTTTCTAAATCTTCAATTTTCCTATCATTTTTACCAACAAAACCGTAACTGATTCCTTTTTGGAAAGCAGCATAATCTGCATCAACACTTTTTAAATCGATTGCTTTATTATAAGCATCCATTGCTGGCCAATATTTGGTAGAAATAAAATTACAATCACCCAAACGCAAATAAGCATCTGTTTGTCGTACTTTATCGTCTTTTACAACAGCAATATAATCTCCAAAATATTTTATAGCATTGTCGTATTCTTTTAATTTGAAATAAGCATACGCTAAGTTATAGTTTGCATTTTTAAATTCAGGAGTAGTTTTAGCATTTGCATCATTTACAAATTGCAAGAAACTTAATTTAGCTTCGTTGAAATTATCTAAACTGTATTCTGTTTCTGCTTTCCAAAATGTTGCTCTTGCAGAAAACTTAGCATCTTGTCTTTCTGCAATAGATTTTTTAAATAAATCGTAAGCACCTTTATAATCCCCATCAGTATATAGTTCTAAACCTCTGTAGAAAGCAACTTTTTGGTACGCTAATTTATTTTCTGGTCCTCTATTTTTTTCTAATAAAACTAAAGCTTCTTTATAATTTTTAGAAGTGATGTATGAACTAATCAATAAAGTATTGATTTCTTGTTTATAAGATGTGTTTGGATATTTAGCCAAATAACTATTTAAAACTTGAGGAACTGATTGGTATGGGTTACCAATTTCGTAACTCAATTTAGCATAGTTTAAAAAGGCATCTTCTTGGATTTTCTTTTCAAATTCCATTTCTGAAGCCGTTTTAAAAGCATTTAAAGCTTGTTGTTTTTTTTCGGTCTTTAAATAACTTTCACCTAAATGATAATAGGCATTCTGAGCAACGAAGTCATTTCCGTTGATGATTTTATTGAATTGCGCTATTGCATTTTCAAAATCATTTTGTTTGTAATACACATAACCCAATTGGTAATAATCGGTATTA
Protein-coding sequences here:
- a CDS encoding tetratricopeptide repeat protein, with protein sequence MIPIIKLRFLFLFLISFSVFGQQSSVYTHELKEFDNALALYKDMQYQSAQILFDKVKNQVDNKEVQADCAYYIANCAIRLNQMGADALIESFVEDYPTSTKQNQAYIEVAHYYFDQGNYAQSLAWFDKANTESMSYSDLEKYNFQKGYAYFTAKNNKEATKYFNKVINSKTFGSQAKYYLGYLSYESDDYTSANQYFDQVQDKDKYKEKMGYFQADMNFKLGNFQKAIDLGLKQMPKSNAVEKSELSKIIGESYFNLKQYDKALPYLVDYRGKKGKWNNTDYYQLGYVYYKQNDFENAIAQFNKIINGNDFVAQNAYYHLGESYLKTEKKQQALNAFKTASEMEFEKKIQEDAFLNYAKLSYEIGNPYQSVPQVLNSYLAKYPNTSYKQEINTLLISSYITSKNYKEALVLLEKNRGPENKLAYQKVAFYRGLELYTDGDYKGAYDLFKKSIAERQDAKFSARATFWKAETEYSLDNFNEAKLSFLQFVNDANAKTTPEFKNANYNLAYAYFKLKEYDNAIKYFGDYIAVVKDDKVRQTDAYLRLGDCNFISTKYWPAMDAYNKAIDLKSVDADYAAFQKGISYGFVGKNDRKIEDLEKFVKTYPSSQYADDAYYELGNTYVNENQTDKAIATYDKLIQTNKTSSYVAKSILKQGLIYYNGNKSEQALTKFKKVVAEFPNSPESLEAVATARLIYVDNGRVDEYADWVKTLSFVEVSNADLDNTTYESAEKQYLMNNSKQAIAGFSNYVSKFPQGLHALNANFYLAQLYFADGLESNSVKHYEFVVDKPRSEFTEQALARLSQVHLKAKDYTKAIPVLKRLETEADFPQNVTFAQSNLMKAYYDKEDYANAVVYADKVLANDKTEDRVKSDAQIIVARAAMKTNNEAKAKEAYAKLLKIAKGELAAEALFYDAYFKNKEGQFETSNVVVQKIAKDYSGYKYYGAKGLVVMAKNFYGLKDSFQATYILESVIKNFTDFPDVVEEAKAELEKIKTEEAKTNSSITK